One genomic window of Pseudomonas chlororaphis subsp. piscium includes the following:
- a CDS encoding double zinc ribbon domain-containing protein — MSFFERLLGGHRGRGHGGYQGGHHSNGHGGNGHGSGHGQRADGAAPPVGGPLCPDCGANNAAKARFCQQCGTSLQPAACRQCGSTLAAGARFCAQCGGAAG, encoded by the coding sequence ATGAGCTTTTTCGAACGTTTGCTGGGCGGTCATCGGGGCCGTGGGCATGGCGGTTATCAGGGTGGCCACCACAGTAATGGGCATGGCGGTAATGGGCATGGCAGCGGGCATGGCCAGCGCGCAGATGGCGCAGCGCCGCCAGTGGGCGGTCCGCTGTGTCCGGACTGCGGGGCGAACAACGCGGCCAAGGCGCGGTTTTGCCAGCAGTGCGGGACCTCGCTGCAACCCGCCGCGTGCCGCCAGTGCGGCAGCACGCTGGCCGCCGGCGCGCGGTTTTGCGCGCAATGTGGCGGGGCGGCGGGCTGA
- a CDS encoding GNAT family N-acetyltransferase: MTSTAIHTPALAAFAQQKGEHWIDALNDGSPVLIRPLRAEDRDREKAFIENLSPTTRHHRFLGEVKEVGEALLSQLMDVDGRERVAYVALVHDNGSLREIGISRYATIGADMDTCEFAVTVADEWQHKGLDALLMRHLVARAKDQGFKQMYSLDCPANHRMRELAATLGFNRAIDPDDATQVRYHLAL; the protein is encoded by the coding sequence ATGACCAGTACCGCCATCCACACGCCTGCCCTGGCCGCCTTCGCCCAGCAGAAGGGCGAACACTGGATAGACGCCCTCAACGACGGCAGCCCGGTGCTGATCCGCCCGTTGCGCGCCGAAGACCGCGACCGGGAAAAGGCCTTTATCGAGAACCTCTCGCCGACCACCCGGCACCACCGGTTCCTGGGTGAAGTGAAGGAAGTCGGCGAGGCCCTGCTCAGCCAGTTGATGGATGTCGATGGCCGTGAGCGCGTGGCTTATGTGGCCCTGGTCCACGACAACGGCTCGCTGCGGGAAATCGGCATCAGCCGTTACGCCACGATCGGCGCGGACATGGACACCTGCGAGTTCGCCGTCACCGTGGCCGACGAGTGGCAGCACAAGGGCCTGGATGCCTTGCTGATGCGCCACCTGGTCGCCCGGGCCAAGGACCAGGGCTTCAAACAGATGTACTCCCTGGATTGCCCGGCCAACCACCGCATGCGCGAACTGGCCGCGACCCTGGGTTTCAATCGGGCCATCGACCCGGACGATGCGACCCAGGTCCGCTACCACCTGGCGCTGTAA
- a CDS encoding GFA family protein, translating into MQLEGSCHCGAVHFSLNSAHPYPYQRCYCSICRKTQGGGGYAINLGGDAASLKVRGRQHISIYHALLREPGKRARRSSAERHFCGRCGSGLWLFSPQWPELIHPFASAIDTPLPIPPEHTHLMLDSRAPWVEIDWHPHDLQFAHYPEESIAQWHERLDLQR; encoded by the coding sequence ATGCAACTCGAAGGTTCCTGCCATTGCGGCGCCGTGCACTTCAGCCTGAACAGCGCCCACCCCTACCCTTATCAACGCTGCTACTGCTCGATCTGCCGCAAGACCCAGGGCGGCGGCGGGTATGCGATCAACCTCGGCGGCGATGCCGCCAGCCTGAAAGTCCGCGGCCGCCAGCACATCTCGATCTACCACGCGCTGCTCAGGGAACCCGGCAAACGTGCCCGGCGCAGCAGCGCCGAGCGGCATTTCTGCGGCCGCTGCGGCTCCGGGTTGTGGCTGTTCAGCCCGCAGTGGCCGGAACTGATCCATCCCTTCGCCTCGGCCATTGACACGCCGTTGCCGATACCGCCGGAGCACACCCACCTGATGCTCGACTCCAGGGCGCCCTGGGTGGAAATCGACTGGCATCCCCACGACCTGCAATTCGCCCACTACCCCGAGGAATCCATTGCTCAATGGCATGAGCGCCTGGACCTGCAACGCTAA